From the Deinococcus gobiensis I-0 genome, the window GCGCGGGGCCAGTGCGCGGCGAGGCGGCCCCGCGGGTCGATCAGGAAGGTCTGCCCGGTCTCGCGGCGCCCCAGGCCCAGCCACCGCTCCGGCCACAGCCGGAAGCCGCCCACCCCGTAGGCCCGCGCGACCACCTGCGCGCTGTCGGGCAGCAGGGGATAGCCCAGGCCGCAGCGGTCGCGCAGCTGCGCGAGGTGGGCCTCGGTATCGCGGCTCACGGCCACCAGGACCGCGCCGAGCGCTCCGAATTCCGGGCATGCCCGTTCGAAGGCCTGGGCCTCCGGGCAGGCCGGGCCCTGCGCGCCGGGCCAGAAGACCAGGGCGATCCACTGCCCGCGCAGCGTGCCGAGGCTCAGCGCCCGGCCGTCGTCGCTGCGGGCCTCGAAGGGGGGAGCGGGTTGACCGACGCGC encodes:
- a CDS encoding peroxiredoxin, translated to MAPRVGQPAPPFEARSDDGRALSLGTLRGQWIALVFWPGAQGPACPEAQAFERACPEFGALGAVLVAVSRDTEAHLAQLRDRCGLGYPLLPDSAQVVARAYGVGGFRLWPERWLGLGRRETGQTFLIDPRGRLAAHWPRADAAGLPEVLAQIRQRQTPA